The following proteins are co-located in the Phaeodactylum tricornutum CCAP 1055/1 chromosome 2, whole genome shotgun sequence genome:
- a CDS encoding predicted protein codes for MAPKSAAQLRRLHERAAARGETYTLTASTSTTPDLGDVGNQQGNKESSSSIAPPSRHNGSSPQTTGTITRTDGVRRETAVQLRQALDAIEQRTDTTAKDRRSAKRKAEAIAAEAAGCTATELLAWYEQHGANDPDAAASKIPYIVFVGQLSYDTTKDSLFQHIRKEIGTEHKVNPSTVKIRLLTDAKTKKSRGMAFVEVPDPEMLYACLKLHHTFLEGRRLNVERTAGGRKSSDQRKTKIQQRRQEQEQYFGTVVDNMLQEHYKSGEIKPHEIDDGVVGLCKRHSATNPTVETWTTPVLT; via the exons ATGGCGCCCAAGTCCGCCGCCCAATTGCGTCGTCTGCACGAACGGGCAGCGGCAAGGGGAGAAACGTACACCCTCACGGCGTCCACTAGCACCACCCCTGACCTTGGCGACGTCGGCAACCAGCAAGGAAACAAGGAATCCTCTTCCTCCATCGCTCCACCATCCCGACACAACGGAAGCAGTCCCCAAACCACGGGGACGATCACACGAACAGACGGCGTCCGACGCGAAACTGCGGTGCAGCTACGGCAAGCCTTGGACGCGATCGAGCAACGTACGGACACGACCGCCAAAGATCGTCGGTCGGCAAAACGCAAGGCGGAAGCCATTGCCGCGGAAGCGGCGGGCTGTACAGCAACCGAACTTCTTGCATGGTACGAGCAACACGGTGCGAACGACCCCGACGCGGCCGCCTCCAAAATCCCCTACATTGTCTTTGTCGGACAGCTTTCCTACGATACGACCAAGGATAGTCTGTTCCAACACATTCGGAAAGAAATCGGAACGGAACACAAGGTCAATCCGTCCACGGTCAAGATTCGCCTGCTCACCGAcgcgaaaacaaaaaaatcgCGTGGTATGGCCTTTGTCGAAGTCCCAGACCCAGAAATGCTCTACGCTTGCCTTAAATTGCATCACACCTTTTTGGAAGGCCGTCGACTCAACGTGGAACGCACGGCTGGTGGTCGCAAGTCTAGCGATCAacggaaaaccaaaattcAACAACGCCGCCAAGAACAGGAACAGTACTTTGGGACGGTGGTGGACAACATGCTGCAAGAGCATTACAAAAGTGGAGAAATCAAGCCACACGAAATTGATGACGGCGTTGTTGGTCTTTGCAAAAGGCATTCGGCAACC AATCCAACGGTCGAGACATGGACAACCCCAGTGCTTACCTGA
- a CDS encoding predicted protein has product MSPRRSVVLGSTLTTIFVSIVNMVSALTESFLFEQRNVSRRPAGETKTVRWMVDLPEETSSAALLQSSCDRLPASQMARSIRKYRSSRGRTDSDEAASTDCFTQTRDQHGSGSRKKSGPRDQPKTDDLLRRRSGVDLPYYSAIKALRAYSSLHGNLVIPRRYRVPYTKDYANEWHGVDLSTIYDMKWWQRNVKSKPDRVAELNQLGFVWERLQPEWNLILEALITYRTLYGNLLVPSSYVVPQGDNRWSKATWKIPLGNCVYRIRSRSDFLRDDNAGSRRDQLDGLGFVWDAQERRYRIFYAALRHYAKLEKCGAFSVGRSISISIPSNYIVPSEDLWPNELWGYPLGAKCIAVRQKDLYVKDKPERKQMLQKLGFHWGGNADLGWLRVVHAAAIYSRMHDRYLDVPYHFKVPAPSTTEHDGQEWPWPEHLWGLPLGQRLKDVRTKDTRDHALCASTGRFCSDPPFFSR; this is encoded by the exons ATGTCGCCCCGTCGTTCAGTTGTCCTCGGTTCCACGTTGACCACCATTTTTGTTTCCATCGTAAATATGGTGTCGGCCTTGACCGAATCGTTCCTCTTCGAGCAAAGAAACGTTTCTCGTCGACCTGCCGGCGAGACCAAAACAGTGCGATGGATGGTAGATCTTCCGGAAGAAACGTCGTCCGCTGCACTATTACAAAGCTCTTGCGACAGGCTTCCAGCATCACAAATGGCACGAAGCATTCGAAAGTACCGGTCGAGTCGAGGAAGAACCGATTCTGATGAAGCCGCTTCAACAGATTGTTTCACGCAAACACGGGATCAACATGGATCGGGCAGTAGAAAGAAAAGTGGGCCGCGAGATCAACCGAAGACTGATGACTTACTTCGAAGAAGAAGTGGGGTTGATCTGCCTTACTATTCCGCTATCAAGGCGCTACGAGCGTATAGCTCCCTCCATGGCAACCTCGTTATTCCCCGGCGCTACCGAGTACCATACACGAAAGATTATGCCAACGAGTGGCATGGTGTCGATTTGAGCACCATCTATGACATGAAATGGTGGCAACGGAACGTCAAGTCGAAGCCTGATCGCGTTGCTGAGCTAAATCAATTAGGATTTGTCTGGGAACGGCTGCAACCCGAGTGGAATCTGATCCTAGAGGCTCTGATAACATACAGGACACTATACGGAAATCTTCTCGTACCAAGCAGCTACGTGGTACCACAAGGGGACAATCGCTGGTCCAAAGCAACTTGGAAGATCCCGTTGGGGAATTGCGTGTATCGCATTCGATCGCGTAGCGATTTTCTGCGTGATGACAACGCTGGATCTCGTAGAGATCAGCTAGACGGGTTAGGATTTGTTTGGGACGCGCAAGAAAGACGCTACCGGATTTTCTATGCGGCATTGCGGCACTACGCCAAGCTCGAAAAATGTGGGGCGTTTAGCGTTGGTCGGTCGATATCTATATCCATCCCATCGAATTACATTGTGCCGTCGGAAGATCTGTGGCCAAACGAATTGTGGGGGTACCCGCTAGGTGCAAAGTGTATCGCGGTGCGACAAAAGGATTTGTACGTAAAGGACAAACCCGAACGAAAACAAATGTTGCAAAAACTAGGCTTTCACTGGGGTGGAAACGCTGATCTGGGATGGCTACGGGTTGTACACGCCGCAGCAATCTACTCGCGAATGCACGATAGATATTTAGACGTTCCCTATCACTTTAAAGTTCCGGCTCCATCAACGACGGAACATGATGGACAAGAGTGGCCTTGGCCTGAGCATCTCTGGGGTCTCCCCCTCGGGCAGCGACTGAAAGACGTGCGCACGAAAGACAC CCGCGACCACGCCCTCTGCGCATCGACGGGAAGATTTTGTTCAGATCCCCCCTTTTTTTCTCGCTGA